In Pseudomonas nunensis, a single window of DNA contains:
- the nadD gene encoding nicotinate-nucleotide adenylyltransferase, with product MGDLDPSAPVIAGEAGPRRIGVLGGTFDPVHIGHLRGALEVAESLGLDELRLTPSARPPHRDTPQVSAQDRLAMVECAVAGVAPLVVDARELQRDKPSYTIDTLELMRAEMAADTQVFLLLGWDAFCGLPTWHRWEELLQHCHILVLQRPDADSEPPDALRNLLAARSVSDPLALKGPSGQIAFVWQTPLAVSATQIRQLLASGKSVRFLVPDAVLAYIDAHGLYRASN from the coding sequence CGGCGAGGCTGGGCCTCGACGCATAGGCGTGCTGGGCGGAACGTTTGACCCGGTGCACATCGGCCATTTGCGCGGTGCACTGGAAGTGGCCGAGTCCTTGGGCCTCGATGAGCTGCGACTGACACCCAGTGCCAGGCCGCCCCATCGGGACACGCCGCAGGTCTCGGCGCAGGACCGTCTGGCGATGGTCGAGTGCGCGGTGGCCGGTGTGGCGCCGTTGGTGGTGGACGCCCGCGAATTGCAGCGGGACAAACCGTCCTACACTATCGATACCCTGGAATTGATGCGCGCCGAAATGGCCGCGGATACCCAGGTTTTTCTACTTTTGGGCTGGGACGCATTTTGCGGCCTGCCCACTTGGCACCGCTGGGAAGAGTTGCTCCAGCATTGCCACATCCTGGTGCTGCAACGCCCGGATGCCGACAGCGAACCGCCGGATGCCTTGCGCAATCTGTTGGCGGCACGCTCGGTGAGCGACCCGCTGGCCCTCAAAGGGCCGAGCGGACAGATTGCATTCGTCTGGCAGACACCGCTCGCGGTATCCGCCACCCAGATCCGTCAACTGCTGGCCAGCGGTAAGTCGGTACGTTTCCTGGTGCCCGACGCGGTCCTGGCCTACATCGATGCGCACGGTCTCTACCGTGCGTCGAACTGA
- the rsfS gene encoding ribosome silencing factor translates to MTNKDVTKVKRKGTFKSAPLPEPVLTNEPLKGDELVKVAVAALEDVKGQDIQVIDVREKQSITDYMIIATGTSNRQIGAMLDKVREAVKALGIKPLGEEGKGDSDWVLLDMDDVIVHMMTASARQFYDLERLWSGAEQSRALNAAHHSPENTHEHFIKLNKDQQ, encoded by the coding sequence ATGACGAACAAAGACGTAACTAAAGTAAAGCGCAAAGGCACGTTCAAGAGCGCTCCACTGCCTGAGCCGGTCCTGACCAACGAGCCCCTGAAGGGTGATGAGCTGGTCAAGGTTGCCGTAGCCGCCCTGGAAGACGTGAAGGGCCAGGACATCCAGGTCATCGACGTTCGCGAAAAGCAGAGCATCACTGACTACATGATCATCGCTACCGGTACTTCGAACCGCCAGATCGGCGCGATGCTGGACAAGGTCCGCGAAGCCGTCAAAGCCCTGGGCATCAAGCCGTTGGGTGAAGAAGGCAAGGGCGACAGCGACTGGGTCCTGCTGGATATGGACGACGTGATCGTGCACATGATGACCGCGTCTGCTCGTCAGTTTTACGACCTCGAGCGTCTGTGGTCCGGCGCTGAACAGAGCCGTGCCCTGAACGCGGCTCACCACAGCCCGGAAAACACCCACGAGCATTTCATCAAGCTCAACAAAGACCAGCAGTAA
- the rlmH gene encoding 23S rRNA (pseudouridine(1915)-N(3))-methyltransferase RlmH: protein MRLRLIAVGSRMPKWVEEGWHEYAKRLPSELALELVEIPLNTRGKNADVARFIRQEGEAMLAKVGPNERVVTLEVHGKPWSTEQLAVELDRWRLDSRTVNFMVGGPEGLAPEVCARADQRWSLSPLTLPHPLVRILIGEQLYRAWTVLSGHPYHK, encoded by the coding sequence GTGCGACTGCGACTGATCGCCGTCGGTTCACGCATGCCCAAATGGGTGGAAGAAGGCTGGCATGAATATGCCAAGCGTCTTCCGTCCGAGCTGGCGCTGGAACTGGTGGAAATACCGCTCAATACCCGTGGCAAGAACGCCGACGTGGCGCGCTTCATCCGTCAGGAAGGCGAAGCCATGCTGGCCAAGGTCGGGCCGAACGAGCGGGTTGTCACCCTCGAAGTCCACGGCAAGCCCTGGAGCACCGAGCAACTGGCGGTCGAACTCGATCGCTGGCGGCTGGACTCGCGCACGGTGAATTTCATGGTCGGCGGCCCCGAAGGGCTGGCGCCGGAAGTGTGTGCCCGGGCTGATCAGCGTTGGTCGTTGTCGCCGTTGACGTTGCCGCACCCGCTGGTGCGGATTCTGATCGGCGAACAGTTGTATCGTGCCTGGACAGTCCTGTCCGGCCACCCTTACCACAAGTAG
- the mrdA gene encoding penicillin-binding protein 2, with protein sequence MSQPIRIKDHEKDARLVRGRVVFGAIAVVALICVLIARLYFLQVIQYEYHSTLSENNRVHVQPIPPTRGLIFDRNGVVVADNRPSFSLSMTRERSGDWQQVLDVIVQVLELTPEDRGIFEKRMKQGRRPFEPVPILFELTEEQIARIAVNQFRLPGVEVVAQLVRHYPQGAHFAHSVGYMGRINEKELKTLDPVGYSGTHQIGKTGIERFYEPELHGQVGYEEVETNARGRVLRVLKRTDPIPGKDIVLSLDIKLQEAAELALGGRRGAVVALDPNTGEVLAMVSQPSFDPNLFVTGISFKAYAELRDSIDRPLFNRVLRGLYPPGSTIKPAVAIAGLDSGVVTASTRVFDPGYYMLPNYDHKYRNWNRTGDGYVDLDTAIMRSNDTYFYDLAHKLGIDRLSSYLGKFGIGQKVSLDMFEESPGLMPSREWKRATRRQAWFPGETLILGIGQGYMQSTPLQLAQATALVANKGVWNRPHLAKTVEGEKPKDENPMPDIILRDPSDWTKVNHGMQQVMHGARGTARKAAIGSQYRIAGKSGTAQVVAIKQGEKYDRSKVQERHRDHALFVGFAPADNPKIVVSVMVENGESGSGVAAPVVRQVMDAWLLDQDGRLKPEYAGPISAEATAREE encoded by the coding sequence ATGTCCCAGCCGATCCGCATCAAGGACCACGAAAAAGACGCCCGTCTGGTGCGTGGCCGCGTCGTGTTCGGGGCAATTGCGGTGGTGGCGCTGATCTGCGTGCTGATCGCGCGGCTGTATTTCCTTCAGGTCATCCAGTACGAGTACCACTCGACCCTGTCGGAAAACAACCGCGTCCATGTGCAGCCGATTCCGCCGACCCGTGGGCTGATCTTCGACCGTAATGGCGTGGTGGTGGCCGATAACCGGCCCAGCTTCAGCCTGAGCATGACCCGCGAGCGTTCCGGCGACTGGCAGCAAGTGCTCGACGTGATCGTCCAGGTGCTGGAACTGACGCCTGAGGACCGAGGGATCTTCGAGAAACGCATGAAGCAGGGGCGTCGGCCATTCGAGCCGGTGCCGATTCTGTTCGAGTTGACCGAAGAGCAGATCGCCCGGATCGCGGTGAATCAGTTCCGGCTGCCGGGTGTGGAAGTGGTTGCGCAGTTGGTGCGGCATTACCCGCAGGGCGCGCACTTTGCGCATTCCGTGGGTTATATGGGCCGGATCAACGAGAAAGAGCTCAAGACGCTGGACCCGGTCGGTTACAGCGGTACTCATCAAATTGGCAAGACCGGTATCGAGCGCTTCTACGAGCCCGAGTTGCACGGCCAGGTGGGTTACGAAGAAGTCGAGACCAACGCTCGGGGCCGCGTCTTGCGCGTGCTCAAGCGCACCGATCCGATTCCCGGCAAGGACATCGTCCTGAGCCTGGACATCAAATTGCAAGAAGCTGCCGAGTTGGCACTCGGTGGTCGCCGTGGTGCGGTCGTCGCGCTGGACCCGAACACCGGCGAAGTCCTGGCCATGGTCAGCCAGCCGAGTTTCGATCCAAACCTGTTCGTCACCGGCATCAGCTTCAAGGCCTACGCCGAGTTGCGCGATTCCATCGACCGGCCATTGTTCAACCGCGTGCTGCGCGGTCTGTACCCGCCGGGCTCGACGATCAAGCCAGCGGTGGCGATTGCCGGCCTGGATTCGGGTGTGGTCACGGCTTCGACCCGGGTCTTCGACCCCGGTTACTACATGCTGCCCAACTACGATCACAAATACCGTAACTGGAACCGTACCGGCGACGGCTACGTGGACCTGGACACGGCGATCATGCGTTCCAACGACACCTACTTCTATGACCTGGCGCACAAGCTGGGCATCGACCGGTTGTCCTCGTACCTGGGCAAGTTCGGCATCGGCCAGAAGGTCTCGCTGGACATGTTCGAAGAATCCCCTGGCTTGATGCCGTCCCGTGAATGGAAGCGCGCGACCCGGCGTCAGGCCTGGTTCCCTGGCGAAACCCTGATTCTGGGGATCGGTCAGGGCTACATGCAATCGACGCCGCTGCAACTGGCGCAAGCCACGGCGCTGGTGGCCAACAAGGGTGTGTGGAACCGTCCGCACCTGGCCAAGACGGTCGAAGGCGAAAAGCCCAAGGATGAGAATCCGATGCCGGACATCATCCTGCGCGACCCGTCGGACTGGACCAAGGTCAACCATGGCATGCAGCAAGTAATGCACGGTGCCCGCGGTACGGCGCGCAAAGCTGCCATCGGTTCGCAATACCGGATTGCCGGTAAAAGTGGTACGGCCCAGGTGGTCGCGATCAAGCAGGGCGAGAAGTACGACCGCTCCAAGGTGCAGGAACGCCACCGCGACCACGCCTTGTTCGTCGGCTTCGCGCCCGCCGATAACCCGAAAATCGTGGTGTCGGTGATGGTCGAGAACGGCGAGTCCGGTTCCGGCGTCGCGGCACCTGTTGTGCGTCAAGTCATGGATGCCTGGCTCCTGGACCAGGATGGACGACTCAAACCTGAGTACGCCGGCCCTATCAGCGCGGAGGCTACGGCCCGTGAAGAGTAA